Part of the Benincasa hispida cultivar B227 chromosome 12, ASM972705v1, whole genome shotgun sequence genome is shown below.
AAGCACAATAAAGGTACTGTTTGTCACAAACCAAACTGTCTCAATACACGATTTGGATGatgtcactctactatatggaagcatataagagggctaatgGTTAACTAGATGTCTTGACCATCAAGACAGTAATCAGGCAGCAATGACCAAATATTTTGCGTGTATGGCGTCCAATTAATctggaaaaaaataattagacacccaaaaagtttttatattaatttgtatatacatttgttacctgattgtgcatcagTCTGTCCAATATTTGTCGGTCTACTAGCAACATATTTGTTGAGGCAGCTAATACATcattccatctaaaattataaaaaaaatatatagttaatttattttttatataaaacgATAAcggaataaatatataaatgaaataatacctgaCACTGAGTGTGAAAGAACTCTTGAcaaagagaaccagtgagcggaagcaagattgttccgaaccccattgtgaaagaacaaacACATTTGCAATCACACagtaacagttatgcataaacttgaaattatagcatgcttacaAAGGAAAATACTAAAGATCGAGTgaacatatctttgaagaacctttcttcttgTATCACTCGATCTAACAGCACGAACATTCAACAACATCTTTCTAAGAGTCAGTACTACCCTCAATGCACGATCATTTACTCTCtcaagctatcatatagctatTTGTTTAATGCGCGTTCACTTATCGTTCgattatgaaaaaatgaaactGGTTTTCATTTTATCTATCAGTTACCATAATTGATCACAACATCCTGCTAAGTTGGTTATTACgagaaaaaattaaaaccaattatcccataattgatttaattataaataaataatatattcataacctatagttttaatatcacatctcatgcaatatataaaccatagttctttttcttcctttatggtatttaatattaattcctccaactaatatatctaatacatcaatcaattatatcacatataattaaagcaatttaattatatcatatataatcaaattcccttttgttaatttgaatacttcaaactaatccaaaaactgattcttaacatgaatctattgagctaccaatgggaccttatggacctgtagcttgaagctccaacgatacgtgaataattgactaaactctttaatcacgatatccaccatccgttaactgtcgaacactccactaaagaccgacagctgcactcttcgcgctacagatatatttctgtgtccattgaatataaccaaaacattacgataacccttcataaatcgctcgtacaattgggccaatttactgttttgtccCCGTaattacatctatctccttaagtaccactgattcctctaatgaacaatacatcatagttctactatgagtaaacacttatcgggccaagagaaggtgtagcgccacattgttcaagcctcgaaattagcccttaagagagcaatttatctacttacccttgctttggggaaggagtgaattccgtcttgtgtagctgagttcccagctccccaatcagacgaatcccaaaatggtaggtttgagtcggcgatatgggcactcgcatccatgcaaatcaaaggaccgctctcataggcatgagttcccagctcactcaagattaaggtcatgttacctatgatcatcctagcgaaatgaaagtctatgctatgaacgacattatataacaagactaaacatttggtggtccggtcttatacaaactcctttgtatagagcatccccactcgcatgtctaatacatgaatggtcaggatcagatcatttgtagcactttacaacactcgtaacatctacaaaacgggccacactcgtaacgtcaccaggataaggtttctctcctttatccatatactacagaccatttaggttatcacttaaagcaagatccacttgtatatctccacatacatgattaagttacaacgacaactagggatcttagtttctTGGtctgtggttaatgcaactaaaatatctcatattttatagactgtagtgaataaaatatcccATATCATTACATCACAAATAGTTTGTTCATACgagtatttacaaactacagaaccctacgagatttagggcatcaactccaacagaATGGATGATGACCTGGAGCCTCCttctttgaaaaagaaaaaaagaaaaaaagaaaaaacaaattgtGAGAAAGACAGAGGCTGTTCTATAAATTTTGGGTTGTTAGTGAACAATCTCAACTCTTCCTCCTCTCTACTCAAATTTTAttccctcattccaaaatagtcagagctccACAACTCTTGGGTTCTTtgcctgagaataccgaggaagcCATCGTGGTAGTGTTCATATCTTGAtcaagggattcttgaagaaagttttTAAAGGTAAAGGTTTATGAACCCCTaagtttcttttaattaagcatgttgtaatttattcaaatgcatatcttgttctttcttttctgtaaatattaaattctataAGAAATGGAAATTGGGATGATCTGCTTTCGCTCAAGGTTCCCTTCAATTTGGGATCCTTCACAAACACCCCCTTAAATATTTTGGAAACTCTATTTCTTTTATGcacaatttcatatatttgaaaacaaccaaaaTGTTACCTACCGTCGGTGATAGTAGGAAGAACGGCAGACGACGATGGCAGATGGACCAACGGACGGCTTACGGTTGTGAGAGAGAGGCAGAAAGTGAAAAGTTTGAGATGGGAAAAAAGTGAAGGGGGAGAAGGTTGTGGGGCGCGTTTTGGGACCACTAAAGCGTGTACCTAGTACACGACTTAGAGTAGTCAAGGCTGCATGATTTTCCATATGACAGTCTACTTGTGCCAGGTCAGTGTCAGATGTGCCAGATGCACGTGATGCGAAGGAAGTCATGGATCCTATCCACGATTTAGTGCTAATGGTGTACCGGGTTTATGATTCACTACCTTATTTTTTACATTACTTTCAGCCCAACCctattttgttaataattattaaaataacattattttttttaaaaaaaatcatttttttgccataattttttagttatatatatataaatattttagtctctatactttttaaattttgatttattttagactttatactttcaaattatttattttgatccCAATATTTTAAACTTTGGTTCATTGTAGTCTctatactttaaaaatgttattttagtTCTTGTACTTCTAACTTTGGTTCATATTgatccttatacttttaaaaagttgtcaTTTTGATCCctttattttcacttttaaaggataaaaatgaccatttttttaaagttcaataattaaaatgaaccaaagttgaaagtacaaggatcaaactgaacattttaaaatagaAGGACCAAAATGCACTAAGgttgaaagtataaggaccaaatgaatattttgaaaatagagggactaaaatgaacaaatataaaaaatacaaggaCCAAAGTAGTATTTTAAATACTTTCTTTCCAAACTGAGCGCAGCTCAATTGGCATACAACCATGTTAGTAACCACGAGATATTTTCTTAATCATCCTACTCccaattgtaaaaaaaaaaaaaaaaaaaaaaaaaagaaattcatgggtcatattttaataattataacgTTTATGTTATATTTACATTTAATTGTATTTTCATAATAGTAAAATGGCTTAAATTTTACCAGAATTTCAaaccaaaatctaaatgaacaaataaaaaaagacCCAGATAAATTTTTTGTACAACAATTGTGGGTGAAAGATCGAAcctcaaaattataaaaagaaaggtCATGTCAATTATCGTTCAGTTAACCTCACTTTGACATCGAtaatttatttaacaaaaagcgaaaaaataaagtttttttttaatatggtaGAAGATTGAACCTCTAACTTTTAGGTATAAAGATCATGTCAATACCAATGAATTGAGTTTACTTTGACAAAAACAAAGCATCTTTAAtccaatataaataaaatgtaatgtgagattagggttaatttaattaatggaaaGTTGTGGGTTTGGGGTTGAATGAGTTAGGTTTAGATTCAAAGAGTTGGAAGTATGAGTGTGGTATTTGTTTGGTGACAGTAATCATTAATTATGATTAATAAGCAACAGAGGATGATAATGTTATCTATTAATTCTATGCATTGCATTGGCTTTCTCACttatcaattttcttcttccaatAATTTTGGGACCATCTCTTTGTTTCTCAACAACAATTGTGTTCCTTTTTCTTGGAGTTTGAAAACTAATGTATGCTATGAAATGTACAAGGATAAAGTCCAaatcattatattataataaattatgatTATTTGTACTTGTGCCACTTAATGATTAATACCCCCAAGAAAATTTCCATACCAAGAGAAATTACTTAACATTGCACTTATTAGATGAAAAATAGTTTGGTGCATTTTGAGGAGTATCTATCTTTGTATATCTCATCAAATTGTTCAATCATAATTTGACATGTAGCAAAtcattcttatttattttttttaaatatattaattattttttggtgGGAGTGGTGAAAATGAAGCATAGGAAAGGATGCACCCAAGTATTATccatatcaaattatttaatattttttttcttctcccaCCTCTACCATAGGGACAAGCAAAAAATAGtcaaaaaaattttataaaaaaatttagacatAAGAATTTAGGTGGAAAATTCTAAAATCGGAGAAAATTTGTGACCCACTGAAAAGAAATCACTatgtaaaaaattattataatcatGGATCCctttattttcaattataaGAGCATTCTTTTAAAACTTTATATCACTTGCACTCTTATCTCCATTCTTAAACTAAAACACAGGTTGATCCCAAATCTCCACTCTCAaacttaaaaatacaaaaagaaaacttaGCTAGGATTAGCCCACCAaacttaaattatttataattacgacgatttaaaactaaaattataggCTCATTTTTAGTGCGTGTTtgagattgattttgaaatagttaaaatcatCTTTGTCATGCTTGAAATCACTTTAAATTACACtattaatcactcaaaattagtttaatgtttaattttacacttttaaatgcagttttcataatattaaaattgatttagaatgattaaaaatatttttgaaatgatTTTTAGAATGACAAAAATCACCCTCAAACACGATAGTGTTTAGAGCACATGGCTTCTTTAGCCGTTCTGACATGAGACAATtactattataatattttatcaaaatcCAACCTCAAACATATTAATAgtccgtttggattgacttgagaaaaaaatgtttttcaaaattctttcttatttaaactcttttgatgaaaactctataaaatacacttaaaatccttaaaaaaactattttgagtgttTGTCAATCAAtacaatttttctaaaatgatatttttttaattaaaaatgtattCTAAACATACTCTAAAtcatattaatgaaaaataaaactttaaatttaaatataataatagtaataataatgatataaaaaattaaacaaatataggTATGAAAGTTCAAACAATgacattttattcaaaattatgttTAAGAAAATTTGATGTGGACCGTTCCTTCTCTCTTCCGACTTCTCCTCACTCAACAGCGGCTTGTCGAATGGTTTTCTGCAAAATTTCGCGATAAAAACGATGGAAACTGCAGCATTGCATGGTTCCATTACTCAACCTTTTTCTGTTACATATCAAATcacaaatgaaaaatgaaaatgaaataacaattctCTCTGATTCTTTATTTTTCCTCTCCACCCTTTACAGCCTCACACTCCCTTTCAAATTCTTTATCCCATCACTGTAAACTCCTTGAAGAATCCCCCCATTGTCTTTCCCAAAGCTCTCTGTTAGAACAAAAAGGTAATtgtaagttttttctttttcttttttagttcttGGAAATGCTTGTGGGTCTGTTTCTCATTCTTTTGTGCTGTTCTGATTGTCTTCTTCTTGTGAGTTCTTTGAATGATGAAGGGTTTGTGCTTTTGTCACTTAAGCAGTCCATTAGTTTAGACCCAGATGGGGCTTTCAGCAATTGGGATTCTTCTGATGAAACCCCTTGTTCTTGGAATGGAATTGGTTGTGTAAAGGAAATAGTTGTTTCTGTTACCATTCCTAAGAAGAATTTGTATGGATTTCTTCCTTCTGCTCTTGGGGCTCTTTCTGGGCTTCGCCATTTGAATTTAAGAAACAATAGGCTTTATGGGAACTTGCCTTTTCAGCTCTTCTCTGCTCAAGCTCTGCAGAGCTTGGTTCTTTATGGGAATTCCTTTTCTGGGTTTGTTCCAAATGGGATTGGGAAGCTTAAATACCTTCAAACTTTGGatttatctcaaaatttcttcaatggGTCATTACCCACTTCAATTATACAATGTAAGAGACTTAAAACCCTTGATGTTAGACAGAATAACTTCACTGGTCCATTGCCACATGGGTTTGGAACTAGCTTCAGTTCTTTGGAGAAACTGGATCTTTCATTTAATTCCTTTGATGGTTCCCTTCCTAGTGATTTGGGGAATTTGTCTAGCTTACAGGGCACTTTTGACTTGTCTCATAATCTTTTTTCTGGTTCAATTCCACCTAGCCTTGgaaacctacctgaaaaggtttACATTGATCTCAGCCATAACAATTTGAGTGGTCCAATACCTCAAAATGGTGCTCTGATGAACAGAGGACCCACTGCTTTTATTGGCAATCCGGGGCTCTGTGGTTCCCCATTGAAGAACACATGTTCTTCAGGAACTCTGAGTGCAAGCTCACCGTCCTTGCTTCCGTTTCTCCCGGACGATCATTCGCCGGGTATTTCTGGTGACAATGCTGAGAAAACTGGGGGATTGAGTAAGAGTGCTGTGATTGCAATAGTACTTGGTGATGTGATTGGCATATGTTTAGTTGGGTTATTGTTCTCATATTGTTATTCTAGAGTGTGTAATCCAAGGAGCAAAGACGAGATTGGGCATAGTTCCGATAAGGGGAAAGGAAGAAACGAGTGTTTATGCTTCAGGAAGGATGAATCTGAGTCGGTTTCACAGAATGTGGAGCAGTATGATCTTGTGCCATTGGATGCACAAGTTGCATTTGATCTTGATGAACTTCTCAAGGCATCGGCCTTTGTTATTGGCAAAAGTGGGATTGGTATAGTGTACAAAGTGGTGCTTGAAGATGGAGTTACATTGGCCGTGCGACGATTGGGCGAAGGCGGTTCGCAGAGGTTCAAAGAATTTCAAACAGAAGTAGAAGCAATAGCAAAGCTAAGGCATTCCAATCTTGTCAATCTTAGAGCCTATTACTGGTCTGTTGATGAGAAGCTGCTCATTTATGATTTCATACCTAATGGAAACCTTGCCACTGCCATTCATGGTACCATTTCACAACTCTTTTGTacacaaaaattataaatgaatGAAGCTTCATTTAGTAATCGTGATATATTTGCCTAATTCATTTACTTATATACTTGTTTGTTCCGTTATTTACGATATCGACAGGAAAGCCAGGAATGGTATCTTTCATGCCGTTATCCTGGTCTGCGAGGTTAAAGATCATGGAAGGAATTGCTAAAGGAATTGTCTATCTCCATGAATTCAGCCCCAAGAAGTATGTTCATGGAGATTTGAAACCCAACAACATACTGCTCAATCAGAACATGGAAGCCAAAATTTCTGATTTCGGCCTTGCTCGACTTGCGAATATTGCAGGAGGAACCCCAACCCTACAATCAAGTCGAGTGGCATCTGAGAAACCGTTAGATCCAAAACAACCGAAAACCGTAACATCCGAGATCATTTGCAATTCATCGTCCAACACAGGAACTTGTTATCAAGCCCCTGAATCACTCAAAGTCTTGAAACCATCCCAAAAATGGGATGTTTACTCATATGGTGTGATCTTACTTGAAATGATAACTGGAAGATTCCCAGTAATCCAAGTGAGTTCTTCCTCTGAAATGGATCTTGTCCATTGGATTCAACTCTGCATTGAAGAACAGAAACCTCTTTCAGAAGTAATAGATCCATATCTAGTTCAAGATGCAGATAAAGAAGAAGAGTTCATCTCTGTACTCAAAATTGCTATGTCTTGTGTTCATGGAAGCCCTGAAAGGAGACCTACCATGAGACACGTCTCCGACGCCCTCGAAAGGCTATCATCTTCATCAACATCGAGGA
Proteins encoded:
- the LOC120092505 gene encoding receptor protein kinase-like protein ZAR1, whose translation is MLVGLFLILLCCSDCLLLVSSLNDEGFVLLSLKQSISLDPDGAFSNWDSSDETPCSWNGIGCVKEIVVSVTIPKKNLYGFLPSALGALSGLRHLNLRNNRLYGNLPFQLFSAQALQSLVLYGNSFSGFVPNGIGKLKYLQTLDLSQNFFNGSLPTSIIQCKRLKTLDVRQNNFTGPLPHGFGTSFSSLEKLDLSFNSFDGSLPSDLGNLSSLQGTFDLSHNLFSGSIPPSLGNLPEKVYIDLSHNNLSGPIPQNGALMNRGPTAFIGNPGLCGSPLKNTCSSGTLSASSPSLLPFLPDDHSPGISGDNAEKTGGLSKSAVIAIVLGDVIGICLVGLLFSYCYSRVCNPRSKDEIGHSSDKGKGRNECLCFRKDESESVSQNVEQYDLVPLDAQVAFDLDELLKASAFVIGKSGIGIVYKVVLEDGVTLAVRRLGEGGSQRFKEFQTEVEAIAKLRHSNLVNLRAYYWSVDEKLLIYDFIPNGNLATAIHGKPGMVSFMPLSWSARLKIMEGIAKGIVYLHEFSPKKYVHGDLKPNNILLNQNMEAKISDFGLARLANIAGGTPTLQSSRVASEKPLDPKQPKTVTSEIICNSSSNTGTCYQAPESLKVLKPSQKWDVYSYGVILLEMITGRFPVIQVSSSSEMDLVHWIQLCIEEQKPLSEVIDPYLVQDADKEEEFISVLKIAMSCVHGSPERRPTMRHVSDALERLSSSSTSRN